One Actinomycetota bacterium DNA segment encodes these proteins:
- a CDS encoding UvrD-helicase domain-containing protein: MPIACSYCGGTHPDAQSVRRCWSSGQTASAPAKSPPADSDPEDEEDMGPGFWDDDGESNYEPVGPPAGSPNGPRTPAAQTLARARAAGGNASVRPSTGSHDTAARPVVAAPGSPAPALGRSVLVSPGQQAPEPWSGCERVTLGPETGAAALHDLETAFLGRRPLVIEIASGWSLPVNEAETSPVWSLGPGFSFPGERLRHAALFNSLDARGPETTWRWSGMAVPLGAEPGGPADVVLRDGRPAFVDGGPFGFLDPSVLGVPEAVVIPRVAVEHGHLTPFGANTGTAELAPDQEAAVTHPGGSARIIAPAGSGKTRVLTERARHLLKNWRIPPESLCLVAFNKRAAEEIKERTTDLPGLQVRTLNSLGLAILSGTGRFGTSRSVQTVDESTVRRILEELVSFPRRANTDPAAAWIEALSSVRLGLKSPERVEMDFQGDVDGLSDVFDRYRAALAERGVVDFDEQIYRAIEILVTDPAVRERARLACRVMLVDEFQDLTPAHVLLVRLLSGPAGSVFGVGDDDQTIYGYAGASPGWLIDYATYFPGAGSHLLEVNYRCHPEVTSAARTLLTHNRTRVPKVIVSPPGTRAGGEQAHGLATDVSEDPVAATVNAVHSHVEAGVAPSNIAILSRVNSSLAPVQLSLLDAGIAVNRAVDARFLERTGVRAALAWLSIATNPGRLRAAEVSFTARRPPRAMSPKVIEWMSEQRSVERLRNLAERLAVRDADKVNNYADDIERLVEEGSDGTTETILRCLRDEIGLAAAMAALDTEHRRLDRSPQTDDLDALIALGHLHPDPKGFEGWLREGLNTPGDPDGVTLATIHAVKGREWDHVVVHNVTEGLMPHRLAWDIEEERRVFHVALTRCRLSSTVVAGAAASPFLDELTKEWEPGTAPIPVTRQSPAGPASPQVVVATPGAERAGKLLREWRLEKSRKEGKPAYTVFSNATLDAIAASGARSLGELARIKGVGPAKLENFGDEVLAVLDAAAD; this comes from the coding sequence CGGCAGGTTCCCCGAACGGGCCGCGTACCCCTGCCGCTCAAACGCTTGCCCGGGCTCGCGCGGCCGGAGGCAACGCCTCGGTGCGTCCGTCCACCGGCTCGCACGACACGGCCGCCCGCCCGGTGGTGGCGGCGCCGGGCAGCCCCGCTCCGGCCCTGGGGCGCTCGGTGCTGGTTTCACCCGGCCAGCAGGCGCCCGAGCCGTGGTCCGGTTGCGAGAGGGTAACCCTAGGCCCGGAGACCGGCGCGGCAGCCCTCCATGATCTCGAAACGGCGTTCCTCGGCCGCCGGCCGCTGGTGATCGAGATCGCCTCGGGCTGGAGCCTGCCGGTGAACGAGGCGGAGACGTCGCCGGTGTGGTCGTTGGGTCCGGGGTTCTCGTTCCCGGGCGAGCGGCTTCGCCACGCGGCTTTGTTCAACTCGCTGGACGCCAGGGGACCGGAGACCACCTGGCGCTGGTCCGGCATGGCGGTTCCCCTCGGGGCCGAGCCGGGCGGCCCGGCCGACGTCGTGCTGCGGGACGGACGGCCGGCGTTTGTCGACGGAGGTCCGTTCGGCTTTTTGGATCCTTCGGTGCTCGGCGTGCCGGAAGCGGTAGTGATCCCGCGGGTTGCCGTCGAGCACGGTCACCTGACTCCGTTCGGCGCCAACACGGGCACCGCGGAGCTGGCGCCGGACCAGGAGGCTGCGGTGACCCACCCAGGCGGCTCCGCCCGGATCATCGCTCCCGCCGGCTCGGGCAAGACCCGGGTGCTTACAGAGCGGGCCCGGCACCTGCTGAAGAACTGGCGGATCCCACCCGAGTCGTTGTGCCTGGTGGCGTTCAACAAGCGCGCCGCCGAGGAGATCAAGGAGCGGACGACGGACCTGCCGGGGCTTCAGGTCCGCACGCTTAACTCGTTGGGTCTGGCCATCCTCAGCGGAACCGGCCGGTTCGGGACGTCGCGGTCGGTTCAGACCGTCGACGAGTCGACTGTGCGCAGGATCCTCGAGGAACTCGTATCCTTCCCGCGCCGCGCCAACACGGACCCGGCCGCCGCCTGGATCGAAGCCCTGTCGTCGGTCCGCCTGGGCCTTAAGTCTCCGGAGCGGGTGGAGATGGACTTCCAGGGTGACGTGGACGGGCTGTCCGATGTGTTCGACCGCTACCGGGCGGCGCTGGCGGAGCGGGGCGTGGTTGACTTCGACGAGCAGATCTACCGGGCCATCGAGATCCTGGTCACCGATCCGGCGGTCCGGGAACGGGCCCGCCTGGCATGCCGGGTAATGCTCGTCGACGAGTTCCAGGACCTCACGCCGGCCCACGTGCTTCTGGTCCGGCTCCTTTCCGGTCCTGCTGGCTCGGTATTCGGGGTGGGGGACGACGACCAGACCATCTACGGGTACGCAGGCGCCTCGCCGGGTTGGCTGATCGATTATGCAACCTACTTCCCGGGTGCCGGCAGCCACCTGCTGGAGGTCAACTACCGGTGCCACCCCGAGGTAACCTCGGCCGCCCGGACGCTGCTAACGCACAACCGGACCCGGGTGCCCAAGGTCATCGTGAGCCCGCCTGGAACCCGTGCAGGAGGGGAACAGGCGCACGGGTTGGCCACAGACGTCTCCGAGGACCCGGTCGCCGCAACGGTCAACGCAGTTCACTCCCACGTCGAAGCCGGGGTCGCGCCGTCCAACATCGCCATCCTCAGCCGGGTCAACAGCTCGCTGGCGCCGGTGCAGCTATCCCTTCTGGATGCCGGAATCGCCGTTAACCGGGCGGTGGACGCTCGATTCCTGGAACGGACCGGGGTGAGGGCGGCGCTTGCATGGCTGAGCATCGCCACCAACCCCGGGCGCTTGCGAGCCGCCGAGGTGAGCTTCACCGCCCGGCGGCCTCCCCGGGCGATGTCGCCCAAGGTCATCGAGTGGATGTCCGAGCAGCGGTCGGTGGAGCGATTGAGGAACCTTGCGGAGCGCCTGGCGGTGCGGGATGCCGACAAAGTGAATAACTATGCGGACGACATCGAGCGCCTGGTGGAGGAGGGGAGTGACGGTACCACCGAGACCATCCTGCGCTGCCTGCGCGACGAAATCGGCCTGGCCGCTGCCATGGCCGCGCTCGACACCGAGCACCGCAGGCTTGACCGTTCGCCGCAGACCGACGACCTGGACGCCCTGATCGCCCTGGGCCACCTGCACCCGGACCCTAAGGGATTCGAGGGGTGGCTCCGGGAGGGGCTGAACACGCCGGGGGATCCCGACGGAGTCACCCTGGCCACCATCCACGCGGTCAAGGGCCGGGAGTGGGACCACGTGGTCGTCCACAACGTCACCGAGGGTCTCATGCCCCACCGCCTGGCCTGGGACATCGAGGAGGAGCGGAGGGTGTTCCACGTTGCCCTAACCCGGTGCCGGCTGAGCAGCACGGTGGTCGCCGGTGCGGCGGCGTCGCCCTTTCTGGACGAGCTGACCAAGGAGTGGGAGCCCGGCACCGCCCCCATCCCGGTCACCCGGCAATCGCCGGCAGGCCCGGCGTCGCCCCAGGTGGTGGTCGCCACGCCCGGCGCGGAGCGGGCCGGAAAGCTCCTCCGGGAGTGGAGGCTGGAGAAGTCGCGCAAGGAGGGAAAGCCCGCCTACACCGTGTTCTCCAACGCCACTCTGGACGCCATTGCGGCTTCCGGGGCCCGCTCGCTGGGCGAGCTGGCGAGGATCAAAGGCGTCGGTCCCGCCAAGCTCGAGAACTTCGGCGACGAGGTGCTGGCGGTGCTGGACGCTGCCGCCGACTAG
- a CDS encoding choice-of-anchor D domain-containing protein: protein MTEKKNFWQTVPGVITGLATILTAALGLIPILTGGDENPQPQSTQSASPTPTTSSTPTSGSSSSSSGNSNSGNVAPKAVVAPKSLDFGEIGSGKTARQTVTVANSGNEYLVIDGASIEGRNDVFSVEAQECLGDATGIAPDDECEVSVSFNPTSPGAFAGFLEIEHSGKDSPTRVALNGEGLLLDL, encoded by the coding sequence ATGACCGAGAAGAAGAACTTCTGGCAAACCGTCCCCGGCGTAATCACCGGGCTTGCCACGATCCTCACCGCCGCGCTCGGCTTGATTCCCATACTGACCGGGGGCGACGAAAACCCGCAGCCTCAGTCCACGCAGTCGGCGAGCCCCACCCCCACCACTTCCTCCACCCCCACTTCTGGCAGCTCATCGAGCAGCTCGGGCAACTCGAACTCGGGCAACGTCGCCCCCAAGGCAGTCGTGGCTCCCAAGAGCCTCGACTTCGGCGAGATCGGATCCGGCAAGACGGCCAGGCAGACCGTGACGGTCGCCAACAGCGGCAACGAGTACCTGGTCATAGACGGGGCGTCGATCGAAGGGCGCAACGACGTCTTCTCGGTCGAAGCGCAGGAGTGCCTCGGCGATGCAACCGGAATCGCCCCGGACGACGAGTGCGAGGTCTCGGTGTCCTTCAACCCGACCTCTCCCGGGGCCTTCGCAGGCTTCCTGGAGATCGAGCATTCGGGCAAGGACAGCCCCACCCGGGTGGCGCTCAACGGCGAAGGGCTGCTGCTAGACCTCTAG